In one window of Gopherus evgoodei ecotype Sinaloan lineage chromosome 9, rGopEvg1_v1.p, whole genome shotgun sequence DNA:
- the TMEM41A gene encoding transmembrane protein 41A yields the protein MRPLCGFLVLLGAASCGLYLLSARLSTGGPLGAGRSLKFPSDLEELRELAEFLQYYKQEHQSYVLLLFCAAYLYKQSFAIPGSSFLNILAGALFGPWMGLLLCSALTSVGATCCYLLSRAFGKQFVVYWFPDKVAMLQRKVEENRSCLFFFLLFLRLFPMTPNWFLNLASPILNIPVSQFFFSVLIGLIPYNFICVQTGAILSQITSLDAIFSWGTLLKLLAIAMVALIPGTLIKQFSRTHLKLDEKDQNVRVLNGKKST from the exons ATGCGGCCGCTCTGCGGTTTCCTGGTGCTGCTCGGGGCCGCTTCTTGCGGCCTCTACCTGCTGTCGGCGCGGCTGAGCACGGGGGGCCCGCTCGGGGCCGGCAG GTCACTCAAGTTCCCATCAGACTTGGAGGAGCTGCGAGAGCTTGCAGAGTTTCTACAGTATTATAAGCAAGAGCACCAGAGCtatgtgctgctgctgttctgtgctGCCTACCTCTACAAGCAGTCCTTCGCCATCCCTGGCTCCAGCTTTCTG AATATCCTCGCTGGGGCTCTGTTTGGACCATGGATGGGGCTTTTGCTGTGCTCTGCTTTGACTTCTGTGGGTGCCACCTGCTGTTACCTGCTCTCCAGGGCCTTTGGGAAACAGTTTGTAGTCTACTGGTTTCCTGATAAAGTGGCCATGCTGCAAAGAAAG GTGGAGGAGAACAGGAGCTGCTTgtttttcttcttgttgtttctGAGACTTTTCCCCATGACCCCAAACTGGTTTCTGAACCTGGCATCTCCGATCCTGAACATCCCGGTTTCTCAGTTCTTCTTCTCTGTCCTTATCG GTCTGATCCCCTATAACTTCATTTGTGTGCAGACTGGTGCCATTCTCTCGCAGATCACCTCCCTGGATGCCATTTTCTCCTGGGGCACGTTGCTTAAGCTACTAGCCATAGCCATGGTGGCGTTGATACCGGGGACCCTGATTAAGCAATTCAGCCGGACACACCTGAAATTGGATGAAAAGGACCAGAATGTTCGCGTGCTCAATGGCAAAAAGAGCACATAA